In Chrysemys picta bellii isolate R12L10 chromosome 3, ASM1138683v2, whole genome shotgun sequence, a single genomic region encodes these proteins:
- the LOC135982516 gene encoding myb/SANT-like DNA-binding domain-containing protein 2: MESSQDRKRAPAWTEREVRDLLAIWGDEAVISELRSSKRNGKVLEKISKAMKDRGHNRDTQQCRVKIKELRQAYHKAREANGRSGAEPQTCRYYAELHAILGGAATTTPTVCYDSLTGETHREDGSGNEEDDDGGTVGSSQQQGSGETGFPNSQDLFVTLDLEPVTPELTQDPQGTQETSAANVSPSQRLVNIRKRKRKTRDEMFTELQMSSHADRAQQNAWRQSMSEMRKAQHEREERWRAEDDRWRQLADRRQEAMLRLLEHQSDMLERMVELQERQQEQRPPLQPLCNQQPSSPSSIASSPRRPRTRWGGLRPPSHSTPDDRPSIRRLGFNKS, from the exons atggagtcctcccaggatcgcaaaagagctccagcatggaccgaacgggaggtaagagatctgctcgccatatggggagatgaagcagtgatatctgaactccgtagcagtaaaagaaatggaaaagtattagaaaagatctccaaggccatgaaggaccgaggccataacagggacacacagcagtgccgcgtgaaaattaaggagctacggcaagcctaccacaaagccagagaagcaaacggaaggtccggggcagagccgcaaacttgccgctactacgcggagctgcatgccattctagggggtgcagccaccactaccccaaccgtgtgctatgactctctcactggagaaacacacagggaagacggttcggggaacgaggaagatgacgatggaggtactgtaggtagctcacagcagcaaggaagcggagaaaccggtttccccaacagccaggatctgtttgtgaccctggacctggaaccagtaacccccgaactcacccaagaccctcagggcacacaggagacctctg ctgcaaatgtttctccttcgcagaggctcgtgaacattagaaagagaaaacgtaagacgagggacgagatgttcacggagctgcagatgtcctcccacgctgatagagcacagcagaatgcgtggaggcagtcaatgtcggagatgagaaaagcccaacatgaacgagaggagaggtggcgggctgaagacgataggtggcgtcagcttgcagacagacggcaagaggcaatgctccgtctgctggagcatcaaagtgatatgctcgagcgtatggttgagttgcaggaaaggcagcaggagcagagaccgccgctacagcccctgtgtaaccaacagccctcctccccaagttccatagcctcctcacccagacgcccaagaacacggtgggggggcctccgtccacccagtcactccaccccagatgatcgcccaagcatcagaaggctgggcttcaataagagttaa